A window of the Peromyscus leucopus breed LL Stock chromosome 22, UCI_PerLeu_2.1, whole genome shotgun sequence genome harbors these coding sequences:
- the Tnfsf14 gene encoding tumor necrosis factor ligand superfamily member 14 → MESVVQPSVFVVDGQTDIPFRRLGPNHRRQRCGIAQVSLALILLLGAGLATQGWFLLKLHQRLGDIVARLPDGDTGSWEKLIQERRRSQANPAAHLTGANASLIGKGGPLLWETRLGLAFLRGLEYHNGALVTTEAGYYYVYSKVQMSGVGCPQGLANGLPITHGLYKRTSRYPKELELLVSRRSPCGRANSSRVWWDSSFLGGVVHLEAGEEVVVRVPGDRLVRPRDGTRSYFGAFMV, encoded by the exons ATGGAGAGTGTGGTACAGCCTTCAGTGTTTGTagtggatggacagacggacatCCCGTTCAGACGGCTGGGACCGAACCACAGGAGACAGCGCTGCGGCATTGCCCAAGTCAGCCTGGCCCTGATACTGCTGCTGGGCGCCGGGCTGGCTACTCAGGGCTGGTTCCTACTGAAACTGCATCAGCGTCTTGGGGACATAGTGGCTCGTCTGCCG GATGGAGACACAGGCTCCTGGGAGAAACTAATACAAG AGCGGCGGCGGTCTCAGGCCAACCCAGCAGCACATCTCACAG gggcCAATGCCAGCTTGATAGGCAAGGGTGGGCCTCTGCTATGGGAGACTCGACTCGGCCTGGCCTTCCTGAGGGGCCTGGAATATCACAATGGGGCCCTGGTGACCACAGAAGCCGGCTACTACTACGTATACTCGAAAGTGCAGATGAGCGGCGTGGGCTGCCCCCAGGGCCTGGCCAACGGCCTCCCCATCACCCACGGGCTGTATAAGCGCACATCCCGCTACCCCAAGGAGCTAGAACTGCTGGTCAGCCGGCGGTCACCCTGCGGCCGAGCCAACAGCTCCCGAGTCTGGTGGGACAGTAGCTTCCTGGGTGGCGTGGTACATCTGGAGGCCGGGGAGGAGGTTGTGGTCCGTGTGCCTGGGGACCGCCTGGTCAGACCCCGAGACGGCACGAGGTCCTATTTTGGAGCATTCATGGTCTGA